From one Pseudomonadales bacterium genomic stretch:
- the dctP gene encoding TRAP transporter substrate-binding protein DctP — translation MKKYLTALLITSVALIGCSEKQRASTAGVVAAEPQQTFQWKLVSTYPKNFPGLGVAAENLARLIDEASNGRLKIKVYGAGQLVPAFEVFDTVSQGTAEMGQGAAYYWKGKALSAPLFTAIPFGLNAQEMNAWLHYGGGLELWRELYEPFNLIPFPGGNTGIQMAGWFNREINSLEDLKGLKMRIPGLGAEVISRLGVEAVNIPGGDIYTSLQTGVIDATEWVGPYNDLAFGFHQIARYYYYPGWQEPGPTIEFTVNKQAFESLPEDLQKIVEAATRAINQDMLDDYTAHNNAALETLVNEHGVDLRPLPEDVLAALKQATDEVMAENAKADPMFKKVYQSIKVFQTQSEHYQKISEQAYYNIRNGG, via the coding sequence GTGAAAAAGTATTTGACTGCTCTATTGATTACCAGCGTGGCATTGATTGGCTGTAGTGAGAAACAACGCGCTTCTACGGCAGGTGTTGTAGCAGCAGAGCCGCAACAGACTTTCCAGTGGAAGCTGGTCTCCACCTATCCGAAAAACTTTCCGGGGTTGGGGGTAGCCGCGGAAAACCTGGCCAGGCTGATTGATGAAGCCAGCAATGGTCGCTTGAAAATCAAGGTTTACGGGGCTGGTCAATTGGTGCCCGCTTTTGAAGTGTTCGATACGGTTTCTCAGGGAACCGCGGAAATGGGTCAGGGCGCAGCCTATTACTGGAAAGGCAAGGCGTTGTCAGCGCCGTTGTTCACCGCTATTCCCTTTGGCCTTAATGCGCAGGAAATGAACGCCTGGTTGCATTATGGCGGCGGCCTTGAGTTGTGGCGGGAGTTGTATGAGCCGTTTAATCTGATTCCGTTTCCCGGAGGCAATACGGGTATTCAAATGGCCGGGTGGTTTAATCGCGAAATTAACAGTCTGGAAGATTTGAAAGGGTTAAAAATGCGGATTCCCGGCTTGGGTGCCGAAGTGATATCCCGACTCGGTGTTGAGGCGGTGAATATTCCCGGTGGTGATATTTATACATCATTGCAAACGGGTGTGATTGACGCGACTGAATGGGTGGGGCCGTACAATGATCTGGCGTTTGGTTTCCACCAGATTGCCAGGTATTACTACTATCCCGGTTGGCAGGAACCCGGCCCGACGATCGAATTTACGGTTAATAAACAAGCCTTTGAATCACTGCCTGAGGATCTGCAAAAAATTGTCGAGGCGGCTACCAGAGCCATCAATCAGGATATGCTGGATGATTACACAGCGCACAATAATGCGGCCCTTGAAACACTGGTTAACGAACATGGTGTGGACTTGCGCCCGTTGCCCGAGGATGTGCTGGCTGCGCTGAAACAGGCAACGGACGAGGTGATGGCTGAAAATGCCAAGGCTGATCCAATGTTTAAAAAGGTGTACCAGTCAATCAAGGTTTTTCAGACGCAGTCGGAGCACTACCAGAAGATTTCCGAACAGGCTTACTACAACATCCGGAACGGGGGTTAA
- a CDS encoding ATP-dependent zinc protease, which translates to MIIGSVEWCGLADLNIPAIKARVDSGAKTSAIHAFNIEEFKRGEAFWVRFELHPLQKNITTTVECEAEVIDRRLVKNSGGVAEERYVIKTPVSLGGKTWDIELTLTNRDSMGYRMLLGREAMGGRVLVDPGESLMLGKRSGAEIRKSYNIVRPEKAAR; encoded by the coding sequence ATGATTATTGGCAGTGTGGAGTGGTGCGGTCTTGCCGATCTGAATATCCCGGCTATCAAGGCACGGGTGGATTCAGGTGCTAAAACGTCGGCGATCCACGCTTTTAACATAGAGGAGTTTAAACGTGGTGAAGCGTTTTGGGTGCGCTTTGAATTGCACCCGTTACAGAAAAACATTACCACAACGGTAGAGTGTGAGGCGGAGGTTATTGATCGTCGTCTGGTGAAGAATTCAGGCGGGGTAGCGGAGGAACGCTATGTGATAAAGACCCCTGTTTCGCTCGGTGGTAAAACCTGGGATATCGAACTGACGCTGACGAATCGGGATTCGATGGGATATCGCATGTTGCTGGGCCGGGAGGCAATGGGGGGGCGGGTGTTGGTTGATCCCGGCGAGAGTCTGATGCTGGGTAAGCGGTCCGGTGCAGAGATTCGCAAGAGCTATAACATCGTGCGCCCCGAAAAGGCTGCTCGATAA
- a CDS encoding potassium transporter: MHGPMVSKVLGLFLMIFSITLLLPIVVAVIYGEDTGQAFLLAFALTFSIGMLMWLPFSRVSSDLRTRDGFIITTLFWLVLGLTGTLPLMLVDEVHLTFSDALFESISGITTTGATVLTGLDVMPKSILYYRQQLHFLGGIGIVVIAVAIMPLLGVGGMQLYRAENVGPSKESKMTPRIAETAKALFIIYIALNIICTTAYWLAGMPFFDALTHSFSTIATGGFANYDASIGFYNSTLINAICIFFMVVSSLSFGLHYYAWVKGSVFHYWRNPEAKTFFLLLIASSMVVSGHLYFLEHHPAKDSIVHGTFQLVSIMTTTGFLTDNYSAWPTFLPFLMLVTSFFGGCVGSTTGGVKIGRMVIMAKQVERETSRLIHPKGTFSMKMGKWAVPTRVTDAVWAFFGVYLAVYYGIVLLLLAAGADYVTAWSATAATLNNMGPGLGEVFSHFGDMNDFSKWVLSAAMVLGRLEIFTVLVLFTPMFWRR; the protein is encoded by the coding sequence ATGCACGGACCCATGGTTTCAAAAGTTCTCGGGCTTTTCCTGATGATTTTCAGCATTACCTTGCTGTTACCGATTGTCGTGGCTGTTATCTACGGAGAAGACACCGGGCAGGCTTTCCTGCTGGCTTTTGCGCTGACCTTTTCCATCGGCATGCTCATGTGGCTGCCATTCAGCCGTGTCTCCAGTGATCTTCGTACCAGAGACGGGTTTATCATCACCACCCTTTTCTGGCTCGTACTCGGGCTGACCGGAACCCTGCCATTAATGCTGGTAGACGAAGTTCACCTGACCTTTTCTGATGCCCTTTTTGAATCCATATCAGGGATCACCACAACCGGCGCCACCGTGTTAACCGGGCTGGACGTGATGCCCAAATCGATACTTTATTACCGCCAGCAACTGCACTTTTTAGGCGGAATTGGCATTGTGGTGATTGCTGTTGCCATCATGCCACTGCTGGGTGTAGGCGGCATGCAGCTTTACCGAGCAGAAAATGTCGGGCCATCCAAAGAAAGTAAGATGACGCCGCGCATTGCGGAGACCGCAAAGGCACTGTTCATTATCTACATCGCACTCAATATTATCTGCACCACTGCCTACTGGCTGGCTGGCATGCCTTTTTTCGACGCCCTGACCCATAGCTTTTCGACCATCGCCACGGGCGGTTTTGCCAATTACGATGCCAGTATCGGCTTTTATAACAGCACCCTGATTAACGCCATCTGCATCTTTTTTATGGTGGTTTCATCACTGAGTTTCGGCCTGCATTATTACGCGTGGGTGAAAGGAAGCGTATTCCATTATTGGCGCAATCCGGAAGCCAAAACGTTCTTCCTGCTACTGATTGCATCGTCAATGGTCGTCAGTGGCCACCTGTACTTTCTCGAACACCATCCCGCAAAAGACAGCATTGTTCACGGCACCTTTCAGCTCGTTTCAATTATGACAACCACGGGGTTTCTCACCGATAATTACAGTGCCTGGCCAACCTTCCTGCCTTTTTTGATGTTGGTAACATCCTTTTTTGGCGGCTGTGTGGGGTCAACCACAGGTGGAGTAAAAATAGGGCGCATGGTGATTATGGCAAAACAGGTGGAGCGGGAAACGTCCCGGCTGATTCACCCCAAAGGCACATTTTCAATGAAGATGGGAAAATGGGCTGTGCCAACCAGAGTGACCGATGCCGTATGGGCATTCTTTGGTGTTTATCTGGCGGTCTACTACGGTATTGTGTTGCTATTGCTGGCCGCAGGTGCAGACTATGTAACAGCCTGGTCCGCTACTGCGGCCACCCTCAATAATATGGGCCCGGGCCTGGGTGAAGTCTTCAGCCATTTCGGCGACATGAATGACTTTTCAAAATGGGTGCTGTCAGCGGCCATGGTCCTGGGTCGACTGGAAATCTTCACCGTACTGGTCCTGTTTACACCCATGTTCTGGCGGCGCTAA
- the trkA gene encoding Trk system potassium transporter TrkA: MKIVIVGAGEVGGTIAEHLASEANDITVIDNSSARLQALQERLDIRTITGMACHPTVLVRAGIEDADMLVAVTNSDEINMMACQVAYSLFRTPTKIARIRAGSYTSKAYKDKLFNDKSVPVDVLITPEQVVTEYIYRLIKVPGALQVMDFANGAAQLVAVRAVKSGPLIGQELRHIREHLPKADARVAAIFRQDRPIFPEGNTIIEEGDEVFFIAARENIRTVMGELRRLENPYRRIMIAGGGNIGLRLATALEKNYNLKIIEFSQERCDVLSEQLNHTVVLNGSATDRELLLDENIEDTDVFLALTNDDEVNIMASFLAKRLGVKKVMTLIANPVYANLVQGGEIDIAISPQQATTGLLLAHVRRGDTVNVHSLRRGAAEAMEIVVHGDQKSSKVVGRAIEDIKSPSGVTLAAIVRDEKVIICHHDTVVQSGDHAIVFVVDKKKVRDVERLFQVGFTFF, from the coding sequence ATGAAAATTGTGATTGTGGGTGCCGGCGAAGTCGGTGGCACCATTGCTGAACATTTAGCCAGCGAAGCCAACGATATCACCGTTATTGACAATAGTAGTGCCCGGCTCCAGGCCCTCCAGGAAAGACTGGATATTCGCACTATTACCGGTATGGCCTGCCACCCGACGGTGCTGGTCCGTGCAGGCATCGAAGACGCCGACATGCTGGTGGCCGTCACTAACAGCGATGAAATCAACATGATGGCCTGTCAGGTAGCCTATTCTCTGTTCCGAACACCGACAAAAATAGCCAGAATCCGCGCGGGCAGCTATACCTCCAAAGCCTACAAAGACAAACTTTTTAACGACAAGAGTGTACCGGTTGATGTCCTGATCACACCGGAGCAAGTAGTTACTGAATATATCTACCGGCTGATCAAGGTTCCCGGAGCGCTGCAGGTAATGGATTTTGCGAACGGTGCTGCACAACTGGTTGCGGTCCGAGCCGTAAAAAGTGGTCCCCTGATAGGCCAGGAGCTAAGGCATATCCGCGAACACCTGCCAAAAGCCGATGCCCGGGTAGCGGCTATATTCCGACAGGACCGACCTATCTTCCCGGAAGGCAACACCATTATTGAGGAAGGTGATGAGGTGTTTTTTATCGCGGCACGGGAAAATATCCGCACCGTAATGGGTGAACTGCGACGACTGGAAAACCCCTATCGCCGGATTATGATCGCCGGAGGTGGCAATATTGGTTTGCGGCTGGCTACCGCTCTAGAGAAAAACTACAACCTGAAAATAATAGAATTTTCACAAGAACGATGTGATGTACTATCAGAACAACTGAATCACACCGTGGTACTTAACGGTTCGGCGACGGACCGAGAGCTGCTGCTCGATGAAAACATCGAAGATACCGATGTTTTCCTGGCGCTGACCAATGACGACGAAGTTAATATTATGGCTTCGTTCCTGGCGAAACGACTGGGTGTCAAAAAGGTCATGACGCTAATCGCTAACCCTGTTTACGCCAATCTTGTTCAGGGAGGGGAGATTGACATTGCCATTTCGCCCCAGCAGGCAACCACCGGGTTGCTACTTGCTCATGTGCGTCGGGGAGACACCGTCAACGTACACTCTCTGCGGCGCGGCGCGGCGGAAGCAATGGAAATTGTTGTCCACGGCGATCAAAAAAGCTCAAAGGTGGTGGGTCGGGCCATTGAAGATATCAAGTCACCTTCCGGGGTTACTCTCGCAGCAATTGTGCGGGATGAAAAAGTGATTATTTGCCACCACGATACGGTTGTGCAAAGCGGTGACCATGCCATCGTCTTTGTTGTAGACAAGAAAAAGGTTCGCGACGTAGAACGCCTGTTTCAGGTTGGTTTCACCTTTTTTTAA
- the rsmB gene encoding 16S rRNA (cytosine(967)-C(5))-methyltransferase RsmB, translating to MNVRIAAAKVIRSVLHDGESLNSILPGYLAAAPEKDRGLLQELCYGTLRWQPKLLCYLNQLLDKPFKHKDGDLEALLTCGLYQLIYLRIPPHAAVSETVAATKGLKKVWAKGLVNAVLRRFQREREALDSKLVGQPEFDTAHPAWLFDAWQNSWPEQLDALIAASNSRPPMTLRVNRLKSSRNRYLEQLNDHRIEAAACPFSEDGIQLQQPTDVHLLPGFDEGMVSVQDEAAQLAAQLLSLSAGQRVLDACCAPGGKTCHILECLHNDGTVLAVDIDAERLIRVEENLERLQLQAQVIACDAANTQEWWDGEAFDRILLDAPCSATGVIRRHPDIKLLRTPADIVKLATLQKTLLNSLWTLLKPGGILLYATCSTLPEENDATIEGFLNTTEDAICSGIDIEAGFKTPFGRQLLPQTDGHDGFYYAKLQKQL from the coding sequence ATGAATGTCCGGATTGCCGCCGCCAAAGTTATCCGTTCTGTGCTGCATGATGGCGAATCACTGAACAGCATCCTGCCCGGCTACCTGGCAGCAGCACCAGAGAAGGACCGCGGCTTGCTTCAGGAGCTCTGCTACGGAACCCTGCGCTGGCAACCCAAATTACTCTGCTACCTGAATCAGCTGCTTGATAAACCCTTCAAACATAAAGACGGTGACCTGGAAGCCCTCCTGACCTGTGGCCTTTATCAACTGATTTACCTGAGAATTCCGCCTCACGCCGCCGTCAGCGAAACCGTCGCTGCCACCAAAGGCCTGAAAAAAGTGTGGGCCAAAGGGCTGGTCAACGCCGTCCTTCGCCGCTTTCAGAGAGAACGGGAGGCGCTTGATTCAAAACTGGTCGGCCAGCCTGAATTTGATACCGCACATCCTGCCTGGCTTTTTGACGCCTGGCAGAACAGCTGGCCAGAGCAGCTGGACGCTCTCATTGCAGCCAGCAACAGTCGGCCGCCGATGACCCTGCGGGTCAATCGCCTGAAAAGCAGTCGCAATCGTTACCTGGAACAACTCAACGATCACCGGATCGAAGCTGCTGCCTGCCCGTTCAGCGAAGACGGTATCCAGTTGCAGCAACCCACTGACGTCCATTTACTTCCGGGTTTTGATGAAGGGATGGTCAGCGTACAGGACGAGGCTGCCCAGCTCGCTGCCCAGCTTTTATCCCTGTCTGCCGGACAGCGGGTGCTGGATGCCTGTTGCGCACCGGGAGGTAAAACCTGCCATATTCTTGAATGTCTGCATAACGATGGCACAGTGCTCGCCGTTGATATCGACGCCGAACGGTTAATTCGTGTTGAAGAGAACCTAGAACGCCTCCAGTTACAAGCTCAGGTTATCGCCTGCGATGCGGCAAACACACAAGAATGGTGGGACGGCGAAGCCTTCGACCGTATACTGCTCGACGCCCCCTGCTCGGCAACTGGCGTTATTCGGCGTCACCCGGACATCAAACTGCTGCGCACACCAGCAGATATTGTTAAGCTAGCAACACTGCAAAAGACGCTACTGAATTCGCTGTGGACCTTGCTAAAACCGGGCGGCATCCTGCTGTACGCGACTTGCTCAACACTGCCAGAGGAAAATGACGCAACCATTGAAGGGTTCCTGAACACCACTGAAGACGCAATCTGTTCAGGCATCGATATCGAAGCAGGTTTTAAAACACCATTTGGCAGGCAGTTACTGCCACAAACTGATGGTCACGATGGTTTCTATTATGCAAAACTGCAAAAACAACTGTAG
- the fmt gene encoding methionyl-tRNA formyltransferase, protein MTISSDRLRIVFAGTPEFAAIHLRGILEQTGHKVVAVYTQPDRPAGRGKKLTPSPVKLLAQQHDLPVLQPASLKSSEAQQQLAEFNADIMVVVAYGLLLPKTILDTPRLGCINVHGSLLPRWRGAAPIQRAIEAGDPETGITIMQMDEGLDTGDMLVSAHVTIHPKETSASLHDRLAAIGPDALHIALKELAEGRAVAEKQEDSLSNYAPKISKQEALINWQQSAGQIDRKVRAFNPVPVAYTEIASTTEGQDQTGHKERIRIWSGEPTQNDSSLPAGTIINTDDNGIEVACADYSYRITEMQLSGKNRLPVNEILKSRAALFRQGNRFIHVTSSEDSCSA, encoded by the coding sequence ATGACAATCTCTTCTGACAGGCTTCGCATTGTCTTTGCCGGCACGCCGGAGTTTGCCGCCATCCATTTGCGCGGCATTCTCGAACAAACCGGCCACAAGGTGGTAGCCGTCTATACCCAGCCAGACAGGCCTGCAGGCAGGGGCAAAAAACTCACGCCCTCCCCGGTCAAACTGCTTGCCCAGCAACACGACTTACCGGTACTGCAACCCGCCAGTTTGAAATCCAGCGAAGCACAACAACAATTAGCCGAGTTCAACGCCGATATCATGGTGGTGGTCGCCTATGGATTACTGCTTCCCAAAACCATTCTCGACACACCAAGGCTTGGCTGCATCAACGTACACGGGTCTTTATTGCCGCGTTGGCGGGGAGCCGCACCAATTCAAAGAGCAATTGAAGCCGGCGACCCGGAAACCGGGATCACCATTATGCAAATGGATGAGGGACTGGACACCGGCGATATGTTGGTGAGCGCTCACGTCACTATACATCCAAAAGAAACAAGTGCTTCATTACATGATCGACTGGCCGCCATCGGGCCAGATGCACTCCATATCGCATTGAAAGAACTCGCAGAAGGGCGAGCGGTAGCCGAAAAGCAGGAAGACTCCCTCAGCAATTACGCTCCCAAGATCAGCAAACAGGAAGCCCTGATCAACTGGCAACAAAGTGCCGGGCAGATTGACCGAAAAGTTCGCGCCTTTAATCCAGTTCCGGTGGCATATACGGAAATTGCTTCAACAACAGAGGGGCAGGACCAGACCGGCCATAAAGAGAGAATCCGGATTTGGTCCGGCGAGCCCACTCAAAATGACAGCTCGCTACCTGCGGGAACCATTATCAACACTGACGACAACGGCATAGAGGTAGCCTGTGCCGATTACAGCTATCGGATTACCGAAATGCAGTTATCCGGCAAAAACCGCCTGCCAGTCAATGAAATTCTGAAATCACGGGCCGCGTTATTCAGGCAAGGGAACCGCTTCATTCACGTGACCTCTTCAGAAGACTCCTGTTCAGCATGA
- a CDS encoding peptide deformylase has product MAILNILEFPDQRLRTVASPVLAVDERIKMLVNDMLETMYAAPGIGLAATQVDVHERVVVMDLSDNQSAPLVLINPEVEVLGEGKRSHEEGCLSVPGFYDAVDRPDHIRVTALNEHGEPFTLEPDGLMAVCIQHELDHLNGKLFVDYLSSIKRDRIRKKLEKLHRRQA; this is encoded by the coding sequence ATGGCCATATTGAACATACTTGAATTTCCCGATCAACGCCTGAGAACCGTTGCCAGCCCGGTATTAGCGGTAGATGAACGCATCAAAATGCTGGTCAATGACATGCTGGAGACCATGTATGCGGCACCGGGCATTGGTCTCGCCGCAACCCAAGTAGATGTGCATGAGCGGGTTGTCGTAATGGATTTGTCTGACAACCAAAGCGCCCCCCTGGTGCTGATCAACCCTGAAGTGGAAGTTTTGGGAGAGGGGAAGCGCAGTCATGAAGAAGGTTGTCTGTCCGTGCCCGGTTTCTATGACGCTGTTGACCGACCTGACCATATCCGTGTCACGGCCCTCAATGAACATGGTGAGCCATTTACCCTGGAACCAGACGGGCTAATGGCCGTCTGCATTCAGCACGAACTGGATCACCTGAACGGCAAACTGTTCGTGGATTATCTCTCCAGCATCAAGCGGGACCGGATTCGTAAGAAGCTCGAAAAACTCCATCGTCGCCAAGCATAA
- a CDS encoding LysM peptidoglycan-binding domain-containing protein, which yields MKKVLLALLGIWVGIWGFAAAVTAADEHFNDNIPDKYTVKRGDTLWDISDFFLKTPWLWPEIWYVNPQIRNPHLIYPGDIISLVYIDGKPRLMLQRGDRVVKLNPQIRELPHAEAIDAIPLSTVNNFLSRNRVVEKGELEAAPYVVAGNEKRLISGKGDQFYARGEFDRTPSYGIYRKGNPYIDPESGELLGIRAQDIGSAKLQTVDGDIATLQATRTVEEIRVGERLLPHEERRIDSTFYPSSPEETLEGVIMTVEGGISQVGHLDVVAINKGERDGLVVGNMLAIYKRGETVVDRVAKEKVVLPAERAGLVMVFRTFEKMSFGLVLRAKRPLAVNDIVRNP from the coding sequence ATGAAAAAAGTACTGCTGGCGCTACTCGGAATCTGGGTTGGCATATGGGGTTTTGCCGCAGCGGTTACCGCTGCAGATGAGCACTTTAATGACAATATTCCCGACAAGTACACCGTGAAACGCGGTGATACACTCTGGGATATTTCCGATTTCTTTTTAAAGACGCCCTGGTTGTGGCCGGAAATCTGGTACGTTAACCCGCAAATTCGCAACCCCCACTTGATTTATCCCGGTGATATTATCAGTCTGGTCTATATTGACGGTAAGCCCCGCCTGATGTTGCAGCGCGGTGATCGGGTAGTGAAGCTGAATCCGCAGATTCGTGAACTTCCCCATGCCGAAGCGATTGACGCCATTCCGTTGAGCACCGTTAATAACTTCCTGTCACGTAATCGTGTGGTGGAGAAGGGTGAGCTGGAAGCGGCACCCTATGTTGTTGCCGGCAATGAAAAACGCTTGATTAGCGGCAAAGGCGATCAGTTTTATGCCCGCGGTGAATTCGATAGAACCCCGAGTTATGGCATCTATCGCAAGGGGAATCCTTATATTGACCCCGAGTCTGGCGAATTACTGGGTATCCGGGCGCAGGATATCGGCTCGGCAAAGCTGCAAACAGTTGATGGTGATATAGCCACCTTGCAGGCCACCCGCACAGTAGAAGAAATACGCGTGGGTGAGCGCCTGCTGCCTCATGAAGAGCGCCGTATCGACTCAACCTTTTACCCCAGCTCGCCAGAAGAGACACTTGAAGGCGTTATTATGACGGTTGAGGGCGGGATATCGCAGGTAGGCCATCTCGACGTGGTTGCCATTAACAAGGGTGAGCGTGATGGTTTGGTTGTTGGCAACATGTTGGCCATTTATAAACGTGGTGAGACGGTTGTCGATCGTGTGGCGAAAGAAAAGGTCGTACTGCCAGCAGAGCGCGCAGGTTTGGTGATGGTTTTTCGTACATTTGAAAAAATGAGTTTCGGTTTGGTGTTGCGTGCCAAGCGGCCACTGGCGGTGAACGATATTGTTCGCAATCCGTAA
- the dprA gene encoding DNA-protecting protein DprA, giving the protein MNRESSSVMVMQSIKALSPTDLLSLYRKFGSFSAALSADRQALADILCGKALESVLRYQEYPGGHLAEADKIHDWCCNNTINLVPLGCDHYPPLLKEISRPPPLLFVKGDPAVLALPQIALVGSRNASATGINNAEQFSQMLAANGFVVTSGMALGIDGAAHRGAMEQGKTVAVVGTGLDICYPRRHSELQEKIVENGGAVISEFYPGTPPVARNFPRRNRIISGMSVGVLVVEAALKSGSLITARLAMEENREVFAIPSTLHNPLGKGCHQLIKQGATLVETAADIVEHLGSILSYLTPSDDSGCPSPLAADQQLLLDAMGFDTVDSDWLVNKTGLSVTVLNQQLLALELAGVIEKRGGYFIRVR; this is encoded by the coding sequence ATGAACAGGGAGAGTTCAAGCGTTATGGTGATGCAGTCAATAAAAGCACTGTCACCTACTGATCTGTTGTCGTTATACCGAAAGTTTGGATCATTTTCGGCGGCGCTGTCGGCTGACCGGCAGGCATTAGCTGACATCTTGTGTGGTAAGGCGCTGGAGTCTGTTTTGCGCTATCAGGAATACCCCGGAGGGCACCTCGCGGAGGCTGACAAAATCCATGATTGGTGTTGCAACAACACGATCAATTTGGTGCCACTGGGTTGTGATCACTATCCACCCCTTCTCAAGGAGATTTCCCGTCCGCCCCCGCTGTTGTTTGTTAAGGGCGATCCGGCTGTTCTGGCGTTACCCCAAATAGCGTTGGTAGGTAGCCGAAATGCAAGCGCTACCGGCATCAATAATGCTGAACAGTTTTCGCAAATGCTGGCTGCGAATGGCTTTGTGGTTACCAGTGGTATGGCGTTAGGCATTGACGGCGCAGCACATCGGGGTGCCATGGAACAGGGCAAAACGGTTGCCGTTGTCGGTACAGGGTTGGATATTTGTTACCCGCGCCGGCACAGTGAACTCCAGGAAAAAATTGTTGAAAACGGGGGTGCAGTAATCAGCGAATTTTATCCGGGCACCCCGCCGGTTGCGCGAAACTTTCCCCGTCGGAACCGAATCATCAGCGGTATGAGTGTCGGCGTGCTGGTCGTTGAAGCCGCCTTGAAAAGCGGGTCTCTAATTACGGCACGCTTGGCAATGGAGGAAAACCGTGAAGTTTTTGCCATTCCCAGCACGCTTCACAACCCGCTTGGGAAGGGTTGTCATCAGCTGATTAAGCAGGGTGCTACACTAGTGGAGACGGCTGCCGATATTGTTGAGCATCTGGGAAGTATACTCAGCTATCTGACGCCCAGTGATGATAGCGGGTGTCCCTCGCCACTGGCAGCCGATCAGCAGTTGCTGCTCGACGCAATGGGGTTTGATACGGTTGATAGCGACTGGCTGGTGAATAAAACCGGTTTATCGGTGACTGTGTTGAATCAGCAATTGCTTGCCCTGGAATTGGCGGGTGTTATCGAAAAACGCGGAGGGTACTTTATCCGGGTTCGGTAA
- the purE gene encoding 5-(carboxyamino)imidazole ribonucleotide mutase: MSKPFVAILMGSDSDLPVMEACFDILNKLGVPFEAKISSAHRTPEATHHYVKDADSRGCAAFICAAGMAAHLAGAVSANTLKPVIGVPINSSLDGLDALLSTVQMPGGIPVATVAIGKAGAKNAAYLAAQIIGVADAELHARLVEERVANAAAVVAKDAALQEQLGN; encoded by the coding sequence ATGAGTAAGCCTTTTGTTGCCATTCTGATGGGTTCCGATTCAGACTTGCCTGTTATGGAAGCCTGTTTTGATATTCTCAACAAGCTTGGGGTTCCTTTCGAGGCAAAGATCTCTTCTGCCCACCGGACCCCGGAAGCCACTCACCACTATGTGAAAGATGCCGACAGCCGTGGTTGTGCAGCGTTTATTTGCGCGGCAGGCATGGCCGCCCATTTGGCTGGAGCAGTGTCAGCCAATACACTGAAGCCGGTGATCGGCGTGCCAATCAACTCATCGCTGGATGGCCTCGATGCACTGCTTTCCACGGTACAAATGCCAGGCGGCATTCCAGTTGCTACTGTGGCGATTGGCAAGGCCGGTGCAAAAAATGCGGCATATCTGGCGGCGCAGATTATCGGTGTTGCCGATGCAGAGCTGCATGCCCGGTTGGTTGAAGAGCGTGTGGCCAATGCAGCGGCAGTTGTTGCTAAAGATGCCGCGCTACAAGAACAGCTAGGAAACTAG
- a CDS encoding Sua5/YciO/YrdC/YwlC family protein has translation MNFWEHHHRVQLAAQALRAGAVVGYPTEAVWGLGCDPFCLSAVARILAMKRRDASMGLILIAASVSQLEPFLKGLTESQRLQLAASWPGPNTWLIPDNGTAPGWITGGRSTLAVRVTDHPLAAALCKAFGGPLVSTSANPHGLPPAKSALKLKSYFRGSVDDLLPGQVGSAAKPTRIRDLITGDTIRPGA, from the coding sequence TTGAATTTCTGGGAGCATCACCACCGCGTTCAACTTGCTGCGCAGGCTTTACGCGCGGGTGCGGTGGTGGGCTATCCAACAGAAGCGGTTTGGGGGTTGGGTTGTGACCCCTTCTGTTTGTCCGCGGTGGCGCGCATTCTGGCAATGAAACGCCGCGATGCCAGTATGGGGCTGATATTAATCGCCGCTTCGGTTTCTCAGCTGGAACCTTTTCTGAAAGGTTTGACAGAGAGTCAGCGACTTCAGTTGGCAGCAAGCTGGCCTGGTCCCAATACCTGGCTGATTCCGGATAACGGCACTGCTCCTGGCTGGATTACCGGTGGCCGCTCTACTTTGGCGGTACGTGTGACAGATCACCCTCTGGCTGCAGCTCTTTGCAAGGCATTTGGTGGGCCGCTGGTTTCTACATCGGCAAACCCTCATGGTTTGCCCCCGGCCAAATCCGCACTCAAGCTCAAAAGTTATTTTCGTGGTAGTGTTGATGACCTTTTGCCGGGACAAGTGGGGTCTGCGGCAAAACCGACCCGTATCCGAGATCTTATAACCGGTGACACAATTCGCCCCGGTGCTTGA